The Streptococcaceae bacterium ESL0729 genome has a segment encoding these proteins:
- a CDS encoding TrkA family potassium uptake protein, translating to MKSYAVIGLGRFGGSVVKGLIERGQEVLAIDQNENLVNDYMDIATQAVIGDAQDERMLKSLAIGDFDYVVVAIGENEQASTLTTLLTKELGVKTVIAKAATPIQAKVLAKVGADVIIQPEDDAGRNLAEKLVNRNIFEYFEISHDMMFAEMKVNNPKFEGKKISEIGFYEKHEINVAMIRHKDGSTEIGRGDAVIHLGDFIYVLGEKGTVSSLSNMI from the coding sequence ATGAAATCATATGCAGTTATTGGTCTGGGACGTTTTGGTGGAAGTGTAGTTAAGGGCCTTATTGAAAGGGGCCAGGAAGTTCTTGCCATCGATCAAAATGAGAATCTGGTTAATGATTATATGGATATAGCAACCCAGGCTGTCATAGGTGACGCCCAGGATGAAAGAATGCTTAAAAGTCTTGCCATTGGGGACTTTGACTATGTGGTTGTGGCCATCGGGGAAAACGAGCAGGCCAGCACCTTGACCACCCTTTTGACCAAGGAGCTTGGGGTAAAGACGGTGATTGCAAAGGCTGCAACACCCATTCAGGCCAAGGTTTTAGCCAAGGTTGGAGCAGATGTCATTATCCAGCCAGAAGATGATGCTGGCAGGAATTTGGCTGAAAAGTTAGTCAACCGCAATATCTTTGAGTATTTTGAAATATCACATGACATGATGTTTGCGGAAATGAAGGTCAATAATCCCAAGTTTGAGGGAAAGAAAATTTCAGAGATAGGTTTCTATGAAAAACATGAAATAAATGTTGCCATGATAAGGCATAAAGACGGCAGTACTGAGATTGGCCGGGGGGATGCTGTCATCCACTTGGGTGACTTTATCTACGTCCTCGGTGAAAAAGGTACTGTCTCAAGCCTAAGCAACATGATTTAG
- a CDS encoding potassium transporter TrkH encodes MKFFSKLKPAQIISLGFLLIILLGTLVLMMPFSSKTGQVTHLLDAFFTATSATCVTGLTTLPTAYHWSFWGQLAILVMNEVGGLGFMTVVVMLLTLTGQNPSLKYSMVIKESYSFASSGRAFYLIKYIIKMMALIQVGGALLLAVSFVPLFGLTKGLWYSIFHSVSAVSNAGFDLFGNSLMDFTDNPYVLTVMSLLILSGGFGFIIWMDLLNYKNNPKLSLHTRIALVMAVLLVVGGTLLFMIINFKDFDGNILNYLSQNFFLAVSPRTAGFTIYDYNNMAYAGVFLTMVLMFIGGTSGSTSGGIKTTTFGVLLLNIRAILRREEETTYHYRTIPLSTIMQVYEVIFLYMSVTFISLFILLLTEKVPEHNGIEYIIFEVIAAISTAGFSMGMTPDLSVIGKLLIIVLMFVGRIGLFTTIYTINHRDKKDTYFKYPKEQVIVG; translated from the coding sequence ATGAAGTTTTTTAGTAAACTAAAACCAGCTCAAATTATAAGCCTTGGCTTTCTTTTGATTATTTTGTTAGGAACCCTTGTTCTGATGATGCCTTTTTCCAGTAAGACAGGTCAGGTTACCCACCTGTTAGATGCCTTTTTTACAGCTACAAGTGCGACCTGCGTTACAGGCCTTACCACTCTTCCAACAGCCTATCATTGGTCCTTTTGGGGCCAGCTTGCCATCCTTGTTATGAATGAGGTAGGCGGCCTTGGTTTTATGACGGTGGTTGTCATGCTTCTTACTTTGACAGGGCAAAATCCCAGCCTCAAATATTCAATGGTCATCAAAGAGTCTTATAGCTTTGCAAGTTCTGGACGAGCCTTTTATTTGATTAAGTATATTATCAAGATGATGGCCCTGATTCAGGTTGGGGGAGCTCTCCTTTTGGCTGTGTCCTTTGTGCCTTTATTTGGTTTGACCAAGGGCTTATGGTACAGTATCTTTCACTCGGTGTCAGCTGTTTCCAATGCAGGTTTTGACCTTTTTGGTAATTCACTCATGGATTTCACTGATAATCCCTATGTGTTAACTGTCATGTCACTTTTAATTTTATCAGGGGGCTTTGGCTTTATCATTTGGATGGACTTACTTAATTATAAAAATAATCCCAAGCTAAGCCTTCATACCCGGATTGCCCTTGTTATGGCAGTCCTATTGGTTGTAGGGGGAACCTTACTTTTTATGATTATTAATTTTAAGGATTTTGACGGGAACATTCTCAATTACTTGAGTCAAAACTTCTTCTTGGCAGTGAGTCCAAGGACGGCAGGTTTTACCATCTATGATTATAATAATATGGCCTATGCGGGTGTCTTTTTGACCATGGTTTTAATGTTTATCGGGGGGACCAGTGGGTCGACCTCTGGTGGGATAAAAACGACCACCTTTGGAGTATTACTATTAAATATTCGGGCTATTTTAAGGCGGGAGGAGGAGACGACCTATCACTACAGGACTATTCCTTTGTCTACGATCATGCAGGTCTATGAGGTTATCTTCCTTTACATGTCAGTGACCTTTATTAGTCTCTTTATCCTTTTACTGACTGAAAAGGTGCCTGAGCATAATGGAATTGAGTATATTATCTTTGAGGTGATAGCCGCAATCTCAACGGCAGGATTTTCCATGGGAATGACACCAGACTTATCAGTTATTGGCAAGCTATTAATAATCGTTCTTATGTTTGTCGGACGAATTGGTCTTTTTACAACAATTTATACAATCAACCATAGGGATAAAAAAGATACTTACTTTAAATATCCCAAGGAACAGGTTATTGTTGGTTAG
- the parE gene encoding DNA topoisomerase IV subunit B, with protein MTIDINHYNDDAIQVLEGLDAVRKRPGMYIGSTDSAGLHHLVYEIVDNAVDEALSGFGDQIDVVIHADNSISVADHGRGMPTGMHKMGIPTVEVIFTVLHAGGKFGQGGYKTSGGLHGVGSSVVNALSSWLEVEITRDGHIYKQRFEDGGKPVTGLEKIGTAPKKASGTKVSFMPDSKIFSTVNYKYNTIFDRLNETAFLLKDVTLTLTDERDDKKDSFHYENGVKDFVSYLNEDKDTLTPVMYFAGDEADFQVEVALQYNDGYSDNILSFVNNVRTRDGGTHETGFKTALTKAMNDYARKIGLLKDKDKNLDGSDYREGLSAVLSILVPEEHLQFEGQTKDKLGSPLARPVVEGLVGTQLSYFLMENGEIAQGLIRKAIKAREAREAARRAREDSRTGKKTKKDKGLLSGKLTPAQSKNPQKNELYLVEGDSAGGSAKQGRDRKFQAILPLRGKVINTEKAKISDIMKNEEINTMIYTIGAGVGADFNIADVNYDKVIIMTDADTDGAHIQILLLTFFYRYMKPLVEAGKVYIALPPLYKMSQGKGKKEKTAYAWTDSELDDLRKEFGKNSSLQRYKGLGEMNADQLWETTMDPTTRTLIRVTLDDVAQAERRVSVLMGDKVEPRRKWIEDNVKFTLEEDGQVIF; from the coding sequence ATGACGATTGATATTAATCATTATAATGATGATGCCATTCAGGTTTTAGAAGGACTTGATGCGGTAAGAAAAAGGCCTGGAATGTATATTGGTTCCACGGATTCAGCAGGACTCCACCATCTGGTCTATGAGATTGTTGACAATGCAGTTGATGAGGCCTTAAGTGGCTTTGGAGATCAAATTGATGTTGTAATTCATGCTGATAATTCCATAAGTGTAGCAGACCACGGGCGAGGTATGCCTACAGGAATGCATAAGATGGGAATACCCACAGTTGAGGTTATTTTCACCGTCCTTCATGCTGGAGGAAAATTTGGTCAAGGGGGTTATAAAACCTCGGGGGGACTCCACGGAGTGGGGTCAAGTGTTGTTAATGCCCTATCATCTTGGCTTGAAGTTGAGATTACAAGAGACGGACACATCTATAAACAGCGTTTTGAAGATGGTGGAAAGCCAGTAACAGGTCTTGAAAAGATTGGTACGGCTCCCAAAAAGGCTAGCGGGACAAAAGTTAGCTTTATGCCTGATTCTAAGATTTTCTCAACTGTAAATTACAAGTATAATACCATCTTTGATCGCTTAAATGAGACGGCCTTCCTGCTTAAAGATGTGACTTTAACCCTTACGGATGAAAGAGATGATAAGAAGGATTCTTTCCACTATGAAAATGGGGTTAAGGATTTTGTATCCTACCTTAATGAGGACAAGGACACCCTAACTCCTGTCATGTATTTTGCAGGTGATGAGGCAGACTTTCAGGTGGAAGTGGCCCTTCAATATAATGATGGCTACTCAGACAACATCTTAAGTTTTGTAAATAATGTTAGAACTAGAGACGGCGGGACCCATGAAACAGGATTCAAGACAGCTTTAACCAAGGCCATGAATGACTATGCCAGAAAAATTGGCCTCTTAAAGGACAAGGATAAGAATCTTGATGGTAGTGACTACCGTGAGGGACTTTCAGCTGTCCTTTCCATTCTTGTCCCTGAAGAGCACCTGCAATTTGAGGGTCAAACCAAGGATAAGCTAGGCAGTCCCCTAGCTCGACCAGTAGTTGAGGGTCTTGTTGGCACCCAGCTATCTTATTTTCTCATGGAGAACGGAGAGATTGCCCAAGGTCTGATTCGTAAGGCCATTAAGGCTCGTGAGGCCCGTGAAGCTGCAAGGCGTGCCCGAGAAGATTCAAGGACTGGTAAGAAGACTAAAAAAGACAAGGGTCTTTTGTCAGGGAAATTAACGCCAGCCCAGTCAAAAAATCCCCAGAAAAATGAACTTTATTTGGTTGAAGGAGACTCTGCTGGAGGCTCTGCCAAGCAAGGACGAGACCGTAAATTTCAGGCCATTTTACCCTTGCGTGGTAAGGTAATCAACACTGAGAAGGCAAAGATTTCTGATATCATGAAAAATGAAGAAATCAATACCATGATTTATACCATTGGAGCAGGAGTGGGTGCTGACTTTAATATCGCTGATGTCAATTACGACAAGGTCATTATCATGACCGATGCGGATACGGACGGGGCCCACATTCAAATCCTTCTCTTAACCTTCTTTTACAGGTATATGAAACCCCTAGTTGAGGCAGGTAAGGTTTATATTGCTCTACCCCCTCTTTATAAGATGAGCCAGGGTAAGGGTAAAAAAGAGAAGACGGCCTATGCTTGGACAGACAGTGAGCTTGATGACTTGCGAAAAGAATTTGGTAAGAATTCAAGCCTACAACGCTACAAGGGGCTAGGTGAGATGAATGCTGATCAACTTTGGGAGACAACCATGGACCCTACTACAAGAACCTTAATCCGAGTTACCTTGGATGATGTAGCCCAGGCTGAGCGTAGGGTGTCAGTCCTTATGGGAGACAAGGTTGAACCACGAAGGAAGTGGATTGAAGATAATGTTAAATTTACCCTTGAAGAAGACGGGCAGGTAATTTTTTAA
- the plsY gene encoding glycerol-3-phosphate 1-O-acyltransferase PlsY, whose product MKVIILLITAYLLGSIPSGLWIGKIFFGKNLHDYGSGNTGTTNTFRILGKKAGIVVFVCDVLKGVLATALPMIFHINGISPAIFGLIAIFGHTCSIFDGFKGGKAVATSAGMILTYNPLFCLFLFIIFMISLYLTSMVSFSSITICLAAVLAVTIFPAFHFIFNSYDPVFLILILILAIFIIYKHRDNIKRIKNHEENLVTFGLNLTKQKPQK is encoded by the coding sequence ATGAAAGTTATAATTTTATTAATTACTGCCTACCTTTTAGGTTCCATCCCTTCTGGGCTTTGGATTGGCAAGATATTTTTTGGAAAAAATTTACATGATTATGGCAGTGGAAATACTGGAACTACCAACACTTTTAGGATTCTTGGAAAAAAAGCCGGCATCGTGGTTTTTGTTTGTGATGTTTTAAAGGGAGTTTTAGCCACTGCCCTGCCCATGATTTTTCACATTAACGGCATCTCACCTGCTATCTTTGGTTTGATTGCAATTTTTGGTCATACTTGTTCAATTTTTGATGGCTTCAAGGGAGGAAAGGCCGTTGCCACCAGTGCGGGAATGATTTTGACCTACAACCCCCTCTTTTGCCTCTTTCTCTTCATCATCTTTATGATTTCCCTTTATTTGACAAGCATGGTTAGCTTTTCAAGTATCACCATTTGTTTGGCGGCAGTTCTTGCGGTTACGATTTTTCCAGCCTTCCACTTTATATTCAATTCCTATGATCCAGTCTTTTTAATTTTAATTCTTATCCTTGCGATTTTCATCATCTACAAGCATCGGGACAATATTAAAAGAATCAAAAATCATGAGGAAAATTTGGTCACTTTTGGATTAAATTTAACCAAGCAAAAGCCCCAAAAATAA
- the nrdH gene encoding glutaredoxin-like protein NrdH codes for MVTVFSKNNCMQCNMVKKWLNDKGAQFKEINLDEQPEYISQVKEMGFMAAPVVSNGEIAFSGFRPGELAKLV; via the coding sequence ATGGTAACAGTGTTCTCAAAAAACAACTGCATGCAGTGTAATATGGTCAAAAAATGGCTCAATGACAAGGGAGCTCAGTTCAAGGAAATCAACCTTGATGAACAACCAGAATACATAAGCCAGGTCAAGGAGATGGGCTTTATGGCAGCACCTGTTGTCTCAAATGGTGAGATTGCCTTCTCAGGTTTTCGCCCTGGGGAACTTGCTAAGTTAGTCTAA
- the nrdI gene encoding class Ib ribonucleoside-diphosphate reductase assembly flavoprotein NrdI — protein MKIAYFSVTGQVKRFVGKLGLENFDITDFSEDDASNDYILIVPTYEEMITEPATDFLEDHLDGCVGIMGSGNRNFGDDFVFTAKNLAKAYDKPMLYAFEFNGTQEDVENVLNIIEEIK, from the coding sequence ATGAAAATAGCCTACTTTTCAGTTACAGGTCAAGTTAAGCGTTTTGTAGGAAAGCTTGGCCTGGAAAATTTTGATATTACTGATTTTTCGGAAGATGATGCAAGTAACGACTACATCCTCATCGTCCCGACCTATGAGGAGATGATTACCGAGCCAGCCACTGATTTTTTGGAGGACCATCTGGATGGATGTGTTGGAATCATGGGGTCTGGCAACCGGAATTTTGGTGATGATTTTGTTTTTACCGCAAAAAACTTGGCAAAAGCATACGACAAACCCATGCTTTATGCCTTTGAGTTTAATGGAACCCAAGAGGATGTCGAAAATGTCCTCAATATAATAGAAGAAATTAAATGA
- the nrdE gene encoding class 1b ribonucleoside-diphosphate reductase subunit alpha: MSLKNLGDVSYFRLNNEINIPVNGQIPLHKDQEALEAFFAENVRPNLKTFSSLRERFDYLLENDYIEHDFLKLYDFTFVEELNDWLYAQDFHFKSFMAAYKFYQQYSMKTNDGAYYLENIEDRILLNALYFADGDEELARSIADEIINQRYQPATPSFLNAGRSRRGELVSCFLIQPTDDMNSIGRSVNSALQLSRIGGGVGINLSNLREAGAPIKEIQNAASGVVPVMKLYEDSFSYSNQLGQRQGAGVVYLNVFHPDIIAFLSTKKENADEKVRVKTLSLGITIPDKYYELVKNNEDMYLFSPYDVERIYGEPFSYVDITSEYEAMVANPHIAKKKIRARDLEQEISKLQQESGYPYIINIDTANKTNPIDGTIVMSNLCSEILQVQKPSIIRDDQTYEELGTDISCNLGSTNVVNLMQTSDFEKSIDAMVKALTYITDKSSINAVPSIRYGNEQAHTIGLGAMGLHSYFAQNHIEYGSPESIEFTDIYFMLLNYYSLLSSMKIARDRGVKFNNFDQSKYADGSYFDSYLEDEIILTPKMSELFAGIHIPSKADWTRLRDNVQKYGLYHQNRLAVAPNGSISYINDVSASIHPITQRIEERQEKKTGKIYYPARGLATDTIPYYTSAYDMDMRRVIDVYAAATKHVDQGLSLTLFIRSEMPEGLYEWKTTPKQTTRDLNILRNYAWKQGVKSIYYIRTFTDNGDEVGANQCESCVI, from the coding sequence ATGTCCTTAAAAAACCTTGGCGACGTTAGCTACTTTCGTCTAAATAATGAAATCAACATCCCAGTAAATGGTCAAATCCCCCTTCACAAGGATCAGGAGGCCCTAGAAGCCTTTTTTGCTGAAAATGTGAGGCCAAATCTCAAGACTTTTTCAAGCCTTCGTGAACGTTTTGACTACCTCCTTGAAAATGACTACATTGAACACGATTTTTTAAAACTTTATGATTTTACTTTCGTTGAGGAATTAAATGACTGGCTTTATGCCCAAGATTTCCACTTTAAGTCATTCATGGCGGCCTACAAATTTTACCAACAGTATTCAATGAAAACCAATGATGGAGCCTACTATCTTGAAAATATTGAAGATCGTATTCTCTTAAATGCCCTTTATTTTGCTGATGGAGATGAAGAACTTGCTCGCAGCATTGCTGATGAAATCATCAATCAACGCTATCAGCCGGCAACTCCAAGCTTTTTGAATGCTGGACGTAGCCGCCGCGGGGAGCTTGTATCTTGCTTTTTAATCCAGCCGACAGATGATATGAACTCAATCGGACGCTCAGTAAATAGTGCCCTTCAACTTTCTCGTATCGGTGGTGGGGTTGGAATCAACCTTTCAAACCTTCGTGAGGCAGGAGCTCCCATCAAGGAGATTCAAAATGCTGCAAGTGGTGTTGTTCCTGTTATGAAGCTTTATGAAGATTCATTTTCTTATTCCAACCAACTGGGTCAAAGGCAGGGAGCTGGTGTTGTTTACTTAAATGTTTTCCACCCAGACATTATTGCCTTTCTTTCGACCAAGAAGGAAAATGCTGATGAAAAAGTACGGGTCAAGACCCTGTCTCTTGGGATAACCATTCCTGATAAGTACTATGAACTTGTCAAAAACAATGAAGACATGTATCTCTTTAGCCCCTATGATGTTGAGCGAATCTACGGGGAGCCCTTCTCTTATGTGGATATCACCTCTGAATACGAGGCCATGGTCGCAAATCCCCATATTGCCAAGAAAAAAATCCGTGCCCGTGACCTGGAGCAGGAGATTTCAAAACTCCAACAGGAATCAGGCTACCCTTACATCATAAATATCGATACAGCCAACAAGACTAACCCAATCGACGGAACAATCGTCATGAGTAACCTTTGTTCGGAAATTCTTCAGGTGCAAAAACCAAGCATTATTAGAGATGATCAGACCTATGAAGAACTTGGAACAGATATCTCATGTAACCTTGGTTCAACTAATGTTGTCAATCTAATGCAAACAAGTGACTTTGAAAAATCAATTGATGCTATGGTTAAGGCTTTGACTTACATCACAGATAAGTCATCAATTAATGCTGTTCCTTCAATCAGATATGGTAATGAGCAGGCCCACACAATTGGCCTTGGTGCCATGGGACTTCACTCCTACTTTGCCCAAAACCATATCGAATATGGAAGCCCTGAATCAATTGAATTTACAGACATCTACTTTATGCTTTTAAACTACTACTCACTTCTTTCAAGCATGAAGATTGCTCGTGATCGTGGTGTAAAATTCAATAATTTTGATCAATCAAAATATGCAGATGGCAGCTACTTCGACTCTTATTTAGAAGACGAAATCATTCTCACACCTAAAATGTCAGAACTTTTTGCAGGCATCCACATTCCTTCAAAGGCAGATTGGACAAGACTGCGTGATAATGTGCAAAAATATGGTCTTTATCACCAAAATAGACTGGCTGTAGCTCCAAATGGTTCTATCAGCTACATTAATGATGTTTCAGCAAGTATCCATCCTATTACCCAAAGGATTGAGGAACGTCAGGAGAAGAAAACAGGTAAGATTTACTACCCAGCCCGTGGTCTTGCAACAGATACCATTCCCTACTATACAAGTGCCTATGACATGGACATGCGTCGTGTGATTGATGTCTATGCAGCTGCTACTAAGCATGTTGACCAAGGACTTAGTCTTACTCTTTTCATCCGTTCAGAGATGCCAGAAGGTCTATACGAATGGAAAACAACACCTAAACAAACCACCCGTGACTTAAATATCCTGCGTAACTATGCTTGGAAACAGGGAGTTAAGAGCATCTACTACATCAGAACCTTTACTGACAATGGAGATGAGGTTGGTGCCAACCAATGTGAAAGCTGTGTAATTTAA
- the nrdF gene encoding class 1b ribonucleoside-diphosphate reductase subunit beta, whose amino-acid sequence MNNYYKAINWNAIEDMIDKSTWEKLTEQFWLDTRIPLSNDLDDWRHLSEAEKDLVGKVFGGLTLLDTVQSETGMDSLRADARTQHEEAVLNNIQFMESVHAKSYSSIFSTLNTKSEIDDIFNWVAENEALQYKAQRVNGIYKDGTPLEKKVASVFLETFLFYSGFFTPLYYLGNNKLSNVAEIIKLIIRDESVHGTYIGYKFQLGYNELSPEEQESIKMWAYDLLYELYENEERYTDELYKDLGWNEEVKTFLRYNANKALMNLGFEPLFPDNASDVNPIVMNGLSTGTSNHDFFSQVGNGYLLGQVESMLDSDYDY is encoded by the coding sequence ATGAACAACTACTACAAGGCCATTAACTGGAACGCAATCGAGGATATGATTGATAAATCAACCTGGGAAAAGCTGACTGAGCAATTCTGGCTGGATACCCGTATTCCCCTTTCAAATGACCTAGATGACTGGCGTCATTTGTCAGAAGCTGAAAAAGACCTAGTTGGTAAGGTTTTTGGGGGACTTACCCTACTTGATACCGTTCAATCAGAAACTGGTATGGATAGCCTTCGTGCTGACGCACGAACTCAACATGAGGAAGCAGTCCTAAATAACATCCAGTTCATGGAAAGTGTCCACGCCAAAAGCTATTCAAGTATCTTTTCAACCCTTAATACCAAAAGTGAAATTGACGACATCTTCAACTGGGTGGCTGAGAATGAGGCCCTTCAATATAAGGCTCAAAGGGTTAATGGAATTTATAAGGACGGGACTCCTTTGGAGAAAAAAGTAGCAAGTGTCTTTTTAGAAACCTTCCTCTTCTACTCAGGATTCTTTACCCCCCTTTACTATCTTGGAAACAACAAATTATCAAATGTAGCTGAAATCATCAAACTTATTATTCGTGATGAATCTGTCCACGGGACCTACATCGGCTACAAGTTCCAACTGGGCTATAATGAACTAAGTCCTGAGGAGCAAGAGTCAATCAAGATGTGGGCCTATGACCTTCTTTATGAGCTTTACGAAAATGAAGAACGCTATACTGATGAGCTTTACAAGGATCTTGGCTGGAATGAAGAGGTTAAGACCTTCCTCCGTTATAATGCCAATAAGGCTTTGATGAACCTTGGATTTGAACCTCTTTTCCCTGATAATGCCAGTGATGTTAATCCAATCGTTATGAATGGTCTTTCAACAGGAACAAGTAACCACGACTTCTTCTCTCAAGTTGGTAATGGCTACCTCCTTGGTCAGGTCGAAAGCATGCTTGACTCAGATTATGACTATTAA
- the mraY gene encoding phospho-N-acetylmuramoyl-pentapeptide-transferase — protein MTLQIIIAGLVSFIACFFGIPQFIKFFHKKKIGGQQMHEDVHQHAKKAGTPTMGGIVFIISSLVTSLIFAVVFNLLSPAFWIAWLVFAAYAGVGFADDFLKVFKQINQGLTSIQKLLAQILTGIFAYLLYMHEEGANFINIFGFKWNVGIFFAFFLIFWLVGFSNAVNLTDGIDGLASISVVISLIAYAVIAIHQGQYDILLIIMTTIGGLLAFFSYNHKPAKIFMGDVGSLALGGFLAVISILLHVEWTLLLIGIVYVFETLSVMMQVSYFKATGGKRIFRMTPVHHHFELGGLSGHGKAWSEWKVDFFFWGIGLLGSILALLIYFHIN, from the coding sequence ATGACTTTACAAATAATAATTGCAGGGCTTGTAAGCTTTATTGCTTGCTTCTTTGGTATCCCGCAATTTATCAAATTCTTCCACAAGAAGAAGATTGGTGGCCAGCAGATGCATGAGGATGTCCACCAGCATGCAAAAAAAGCTGGGACTCCAACCATGGGAGGGATAGTCTTCATCATCAGCTCACTTGTGACCTCCCTAATCTTTGCTGTAGTTTTTAATCTTTTGAGCCCAGCCTTCTGGATTGCCTGGCTGGTCTTTGCAGCCTATGCAGGAGTTGGCTTTGCTGATGATTTTCTCAAGGTTTTCAAGCAGATAAATCAAGGACTGACCAGCATTCAAAAACTTCTTGCCCAAATATTAACAGGAATCTTTGCCTACCTCCTTTACATGCACGAGGAGGGAGCAAACTTCATTAATATCTTTGGCTTCAAGTGGAATGTTGGAATCTTCTTTGCCTTTTTCCTAATCTTCTGGCTGGTCGGCTTTTCAAATGCTGTTAACCTGACTGATGGAATTGATGGTCTGGCAAGTATTTCAGTTGTCATTTCTCTGATCGCTTATGCAGTTATCGCAATTCATCAAGGACAGTATGATATTCTTTTGATTATCATGACGACAATTGGTGGACTTTTAGCCTTCTTTAGCTACAATCATAAGCCTGCAAAAATTTTCATGGGAGATGTGGGAAGCCTTGCCTTAGGCGGTTTTCTAGCTGTGATTTCAATTCTTTTGCATGTGGAGTGGACCCTACTTTTGATTGGGATTGTCTATGTCTTTGAGACCTTGTCTGTTATGATGCAGGTTAGCTATTTTAAGGCTACAGGCGGTAAAAGAATCTTCCGGATGACTCCCGTCCATCATCATTTTGAACTTGGTGGACTTAGTGGTCACGGAAAAGCTTGGAGTGAATGGAAGGTTGACTTCTTCTTCTGGGGCATTGGCCTTCTTGGAAGCATTCTAGCCCTTCTCATCTACTTTCATATTAATTAA